Genomic window (Bacteroidota bacterium):
AACCGAGCGTGCCGGCTGTGATGTCTACATGGCCGAGGCTAACGCCACCAGGTGCCGGGCGAAATTTGTTTTTGGGATCTACCGCAAGCGCATTGATTTTTCCGGTTTCAATAACGTCTGTCGGGACGCCATCAACCGACTGGGGGACCATATCTCCAGGCCCGAGTTCGGCGCTGTTTTTTTTGGAAATGACCGAGCAAATAATACTGAGTTGGTCTGTGGTTTGCCCATTGGACACCTTGTAGCCGACGCCTGTAGCGATCACATTGGCGTGTGCCATCAATTCGTTGCAGCGCCGCTTGAGCACCGAGCGGCATTTTTCGAGATCTTGACTCATGTTCTTGGTACGTTGATAGGGCTATATGGGCAAATCTGTTGGCAGTACGTGACAGAAACCGCGTGTGTGAGGTGCCTCAGGATTTGGTAGATTGATATCTAAGTATATGAAATGTGTTATTGTTTTGATGGATTAATTTAGACTTTTCTTCTGCATCGTGCCAACTGTGCAGTACCCGGGCCAGCGTTTGTGCATCGCGTATTGGCATGTGTTGCGTAGCATATGAAACGGTGTAATGATGGATCTTCGCTTGATTATGTTCTAGCAGTCCATCTGAAACTTTTAGTCCTGCAGCTGTCTTTCGCAAATGGACTGCGTGTGCACCGGCCAGTTTGTCTTGCCTGCCTTTGTTTAACAACTGGATTGCTCGGGCAAGGGCGTGTAAGCTTTCAGGTGTTTTTAGTTGTGCCGGCCCGGTGTTGAAGTAATACAACTGAAGAAAAAGGAACAGCAGGAGGCATCCGCACCCGATTGCCATGTGCCAGTATGCAAAAGGCAGAACCTGCATAAATTCAAGTAGAACTACGCTGGCAACAATAAGCAGCGAGAGCCACTGTGCTTCTGAAAAACGACCCGTGTATGAACGGGCAGTGTCGCCGCGAAGTAATTCAAGGCAGAACCTTCCTGTAGAAAAAAGTACGAGGTACGAAGCAAAGCCGTATCCGGCTATTGGATGGGTTGCAGCAAGCGTTAGTCCGACGCCGCTGCTGAATAGAATCCATCCTGACTCGACGAGTTGTACGGGGAACAGCCGCACACCAACAAGTGGGTCGGGAAAGCCGGCCCTGGCATGAAGCAACGTGTACCTGATGCCATAGCGGGCTGGCTTTCCGTAGCAGCATCCAACCCTTAAACAACCAATGCGGCCTATCCCTTGCATGGCCCCGATGCCAAGCATCAAGTTCTCAAGGTAGGGCAGGATTGGTTGATCTAATATGCGTAGAAGTAGGGCAGTAACCGCCATGATGCTCAAAAAATATCGCAGATATACAAGGCTGTCTTTGCCTGTGCGTAAAACAGTGAGCACAATGTGAATAGTTGAAAGCAACAGGGCAACCAGCAACAAGCTTATCATCAACAGGATAGAGAGGCCCTTCACGTACGTCAGGCCCAGCGCTATCGTCGCTGCCAATGCCATACCCGCGAGGCCAAAGAGGTTGTAGGCTGAGAAGGAGCGCCCCAGGAGATGCACGCGGGGCCGAAGGCGTTGCTCGATGCTTCTTGTTATCCGGTGCAAAAAGGTAACATGCGACCCCGATACCGGATGTACCCGACCAGATGGAGGATCGGTTGAAGCGGTGGCGTTCCGGCCTGGTTCAGCATGCGCTGCTGCGTGGGTAGCGAGCACATGTTGCAGCGCCGGGTCAACGGACAGCGTTTGCGAGGGTATCGTGGTGTTCTGCAATGAGACTCCTTAGATAACTGCCAATGGTATACACCGACTTGAAGCCGGCTTTTTGCGCTGCTGCTTCTTCTGCTTCAATTGGAATGTCAGCGCTTTCTGCAAAATGTTTGATATCCCGGTAAAAGCCCAGGGTGTACATGTCCCAGGCCGCACCGCTGTCTTTCGTGAAAATCAGGTTTTGCTGCCGATTGATCTCTGCCAGGTATACATTTTCCATTTCACGCTGCGCAAGCAGTTCTTGCCGCCTGTTGGGCAGCGCTGTGAAAATCTCGATGTGGAAAAATCCCATGTCCTCAAACCGTGCCGCAACCACATCATGGGGCGGACCGTGAACAAACGTATCCTCTTTCCATGCGATCATTTCTGTAAACGCATCTGCGTGGAGACCGTGTGTTTTGCTTGCCAGCATTCGGGTAGCCATGTGCGCCGGCGCATAGTAGGACGCATAGCTTTCCACCGGATGTAACAGCATGAGATCCCAGTGATCGCCCTGGCTGTGGCGCATAATGTATGGTGCCGGCAGGCCTGCTTCGTCATAGTATGCCCGTTGCGCTTTTAAAGCATCGATCAGTTCAAGGAGTTTGCCCGGTGTAGCGCGCAGCAACTCTGTTCGGTACAGGTAGGTGCCCGTATTGTTGTCGGGCGCAACCTCTTCAATAAATAAATTGCGCCAGCGGACTTTGATGCCGCCGCCATCATGAATTTGAAGGGCGATAGACCCTGCAGCCATGCCTATTTTCTCATCTCGGAAATCAACCATGGGCACACCATTGAGCCAGGTTTGTACGTGGTCTTCTACCACGCGCACCCGCATCGTATTCCATTCACCCATTTTAAGGGCTTTATCGAGGGCTTTGTCTGGTTTGATGAGCCAGCCGCGGCCATACGATTCGTATACGCCCCCTGTATCATTGTCTGGTGGTGCAACTTCAGCCTGCCATCCTGTGATGATGGTTCCATCGAGTGAAGAGCGAAAGAAAATGCCGCTGTTGCCATTGGCATCCTGTTTGAAATCTACCGTAAGGTCGAAGTTCTTGAAGGATTGTTCGGTTGCCAAATACCCATATCCTGCGTCAGG
Coding sequences:
- a CDS encoding prolipoprotein diacylglyceryl transferase family protein — its product is MQNTTIPSQTLSVDPALQHVLATHAAAHAEPGRNATASTDPPSGRVHPVSGSHVTFLHRITRSIEQRLRPRVHLLGRSFSAYNLFGLAGMALAATIALGLTYVKGLSILLMISLLLVALLLSTIHIVLTVLRTGKDSLVYLRYFLSIMAVTALLLRILDQPILPYLENLMLGIGAMQGIGRIGCLRVGCCYGKPARYGIRYTLLHARAGFPDPLVGVRLFPVQLVESGWILFSSGVGLTLAATHPIAGYGFASYLVLFSTGRFCLELLRGDTARSYTGRFSEAQWLSLLIVASVVLLEFMQVLPFAYWHMAIGCGCLLLFLFLQLYYFNTGPAQLKTPESLHALARAIQLLNKGRQDKLAGAHAVHLRKTAAGLKVSDGLLEHNQAKIHHYTVSYATQHMPIRDAQTLARVLHSWHDAEEKSKLIHQNNNTFHILRYQSTKS